In one Neobacillus sp. CF12 genomic region, the following are encoded:
- a CDS encoding ABC transporter substrate-binding protein has protein sequence MKKHLLFFGIITLALILAACSGEKSSGDAKKKDGGVVEINFGGGFATEEPIWLFEADPSLAPNLGKTYKLNLSQFRANADRLNAYQANQIDGGTLGQGAAILSSSQGVEMKVVAVVSKDTPDEGFNSTFMTLKDSEINDIKDLKGKTIGLSDFKSPTDMWVRSALRSAGLDPDKDVKYAITPIPAMTEAVKSKKIDLGMFPQPFGAAAEASGEFKTIFTSKTGVPFDEDFLVMFLHPDFIKDNKQAVKDFLADYANIVKYYHENGPEARQKIIDKTKKVQADPKIYVNMTDNNRSAYINRDGWEKVQELMLKDKWIDKKIDLDKLIDTSLLPSE, from the coding sequence GTGAAAAAGCACTTATTATTTTTCGGTATAATCACACTAGCATTAATACTTGCAGCGTGTTCTGGGGAAAAATCTTCTGGAGATGCAAAGAAAAAAGACGGCGGAGTTGTAGAAATTAACTTTGGCGGAGGATTTGCAACGGAAGAACCGATTTGGCTATTTGAAGCTGATCCGTCGCTGGCTCCTAATCTCGGAAAAACGTATAAACTTAATCTCTCTCAATTTAGAGCAAATGCTGATAGGTTAAATGCTTATCAGGCGAATCAAATAGATGGGGGCACATTAGGACAAGGTGCGGCAATTCTATCAAGCTCTCAAGGAGTTGAGATGAAAGTAGTGGCCGTCGTGTCAAAGGATACGCCGGATGAAGGATTCAATTCAACTTTCATGACATTAAAGGATTCAGAAATTAATGACATTAAGGACCTTAAAGGGAAGACCATCGGGCTTTCTGATTTTAAATCACCGACTGATATGTGGGTTCGAAGTGCATTGAGATCTGCTGGTTTGGATCCTGATAAAGATGTCAAATATGCCATTACTCCAATTCCAGCGATGACAGAAGCAGTTAAATCTAAAAAAATTGATTTAGGGATGTTCCCACAGCCATTTGGCGCAGCTGCAGAAGCTAGTGGTGAGTTTAAAACTATTTTCACATCAAAAACAGGCGTTCCCTTCGATGAAGATTTCCTCGTGATGTTTTTACACCCAGACTTTATTAAGGATAATAAGCAAGCTGTAAAGGATTTCTTAGCTGACTATGCAAATATCGTAAAGTATTACCACGAAAATGGTCCAGAAGCGAGACAAAAGATTATTGATAAAACGAAAAAGGTACAAGCTGATCCAAAAATCTATGTGAACATGACCGATAATAACCGTTCCGCTTATATTAACAGGGATGGCTGGGAGAAAGTTCAGGAGCTTATGTTAAAAGATAAATGGATTGATAAAAAGATCGACCTCGATAAATTAATTGATACCTCTTTATTACCATCTGAATAA
- a CDS encoding YitT family protein: protein MTELVNGKVQHRKLPLSKKIFRAIAISLGAILMATGLEIFLVPNKVIDGGVTGISIMLSHITGLELGIFLFLLNLPFVYLGYKQMGKTFAISTVYGIIVLSVFTTLFHPIPAFTDDILLATIFGGMILGIGVGIVIRFGGALDGTEILSLVITKKVPFSVGQIIMFINLFILGAAGFVYSWDRAMYSLLAYVIAAKAIDTVVDGFEESKSVWIISDVAEEIGNAVNARLGRGVTYMKGEGAYTGDDKKVIFSIITRLEESKLTTIVEEIDPNAFLAIADISEVRGGRFKKRDIH, encoded by the coding sequence GTGACAGAATTAGTAAACGGAAAAGTACAACATCGAAAACTGCCGCTTAGTAAAAAAATCTTTCGAGCGATAGCCATTTCTCTAGGAGCAATACTAATGGCTACCGGTCTAGAGATCTTTTTAGTCCCAAACAAAGTAATTGATGGCGGTGTAACAGGTATATCGATTATGTTATCCCACATTACGGGTCTTGAACTCGGTATCTTTCTATTCTTATTAAACCTTCCATTCGTCTATCTAGGATACAAGCAGATGGGTAAAACCTTCGCTATATCTACGGTCTATGGAATTATTGTTTTATCCGTTTTTACAACATTATTTCATCCAATACCAGCCTTTACCGATGATATTCTGCTTGCGACCATTTTTGGCGGAATGATATTAGGAATTGGAGTTGGAATTGTTATTCGGTTTGGCGGTGCCTTAGATGGTACAGAAATTCTATCACTCGTGATAACTAAGAAAGTACCATTCTCCGTCGGTCAAATTATTATGTTTATCAACCTGTTTATTTTAGGTGCAGCAGGATTTGTGTACAGTTGGGACCGTGCAATGTATTCCTTGCTAGCTTACGTTATAGCCGCGAAAGCAATTGATACGGTAGTTGATGGTTTCGAGGAATCAAAATCTGTTTGGATTATCAGTGACGTAGCAGAAGAAATTGGAAACGCGGTAAATGCACGTTTAGGTCGTGGTGTCACTTATATGAAGGGTGAGGGAGCTTATACCGGCGACGATAAGAAGGTTATTTTCAGTATTATTACTCGACTTGAAGAATCGAAACTAACAACAATTGTTGAGGAAATTGATCCAAATGCCTTTTTGGCAATAGCAGATATCTCCGAAGTTCGTGGCGGACGCTTTAAGAAACGGGACATTCATTAA
- a CDS encoding biotin-dependent carboxyltransferase family protein — MNMPIFKVVKPGLQTTVQDLGRYGYRKYGVSPSGAMDTYSLQMGNLLVGNKLGEPVLEVPFIGPVLWALHDVSIAICGGNLSPKINEQAIPLWKSLVIKKGQYLSFGKIIQGARAYISIAGGIQVPQVLASKSTYLTGKFGGLDGRALEKGDILYGHPLARRNRFLHESLIPNYPNELTVSVIMGPHIEKFTSFGVQTFLNDEYILSPQSNRMAFQLNGPIIEHSSGADIISDTIPLGGIQVPASGRPIILMAEHQTTGGYSRIGTVISTDITRLAQALPGTKIRFKEISIQSAQNLLIDSRKKIKCLYSLSRSL; from the coding sequence ATGAATATGCCAATATTTAAGGTAGTAAAACCAGGACTGCAAACAACTGTACAAGACCTTGGGAGATATGGTTACCGAAAATACGGTGTGAGTCCATCTGGTGCAATGGATACCTATTCTTTACAAATGGGAAATTTGTTAGTTGGAAACAAGTTAGGTGAGCCTGTACTTGAAGTACCGTTTATTGGGCCAGTTCTGTGGGCATTACATGATGTTTCCATAGCAATCTGTGGTGGTAATTTATCACCCAAAATTAATGAACAAGCCATTCCACTTTGGAAAAGTTTAGTGATAAAGAAAGGACAATACCTTTCGTTTGGAAAAATAATACAGGGTGCAAGGGCGTATATCAGTATTGCTGGTGGGATCCAAGTTCCACAAGTTCTAGCTAGTAAATCAACATATTTAACAGGAAAATTTGGCGGCTTGGATGGCCGCGCTCTTGAAAAAGGTGATATTCTGTATGGACACCCACTAGCAAGAAGAAATAGGTTTCTTCATGAGAGTTTAATACCAAATTATCCAAATGAATTAACTGTAAGTGTCATCATGGGTCCACATATAGAAAAATTCACTTCATTTGGAGTCCAAACCTTTCTAAATGACGAATATATCCTTTCACCTCAATCCAATAGAATGGCGTTTCAATTAAATGGTCCGATTATTGAACATAGCAGTGGTGCAGATATTATTTCTGACACTATTCCTTTAGGAGGGATTCAAGTTCCTGCAAGCGGGCGACCTATCATTCTGATGGCAGAGCATCAAACCACAGGAGGTTATTCAAGAATAGGCACTGTTATATCTACTGATATTACCCGTCTTGCCCAAGCCCTGCCAGGGACGAAAATTAGATTTAAGGAGATCTCGATCCAATCTGCTCAGAATCTGCTAATCGACAGCAGAAAAAAGATAAAATGTTTATATAGCTTATCTAGGTCGCTATAA
- a CDS encoding 5-oxoprolinase subunit PxpA, whose amino-acid sequence MKQIDLNCDLGESYGVYKIGNDKEVLKHISSANIACGYHAGDHNVMMETVNLANRYNVKIGAHPGFPDISGFGRRELNLSPKEIYHLILYQIGALAAFTKVQGVKLVHVKPHGALYNMASTSRQIADAIAQAVADYDSRLILFGLSGSELIQAGKEKGLLTASEVFADRTYQPDGTLTSRSEPNSMIHDRKFAAQRIIRMVKEGKVTAANGSDIPISADTVCVHGDEPAALEFIKELKDALTTENIAFRKNWFEK is encoded by the coding sequence GTGAAACAGATTGACCTTAATTGTGATCTTGGAGAGAGTTACGGTGTATATAAAATTGGAAATGATAAAGAAGTTTTGAAGCATATTTCATCTGCTAATATTGCCTGCGGGTATCATGCTGGCGACCATAATGTGATGATGGAAACAGTTAACCTTGCTAACAGGTATAATGTGAAAATTGGCGCACATCCTGGATTTCCGGATATATCAGGATTTGGCCGAAGAGAATTGAACCTCTCCCCTAAGGAGATCTATCATCTCATCCTTTATCAAATTGGTGCATTGGCAGCATTTACTAAAGTGCAAGGTGTTAAGTTGGTGCATGTAAAACCACATGGCGCGTTATATAATATGGCCTCTACTAGTCGACAAATTGCAGATGCTATTGCGCAAGCGGTAGCAGATTATGATTCTAGATTGATTCTTTTTGGATTGTCTGGCAGTGAACTTATACAAGCAGGTAAAGAGAAGGGTTTATTAACAGCATCCGAAGTTTTTGCTGACAGAACCTATCAGCCCGATGGAACATTAACATCAAGAAGCGAACCGAACAGCATGATTCATGATAGGAAGTTTGCAGCACAGAGAATCATTCGAATGGTAAAGGAAGGAAAAGTAACAGCAGCAAATGGTAGTGATATTCCTATCTCTGCAGATACTGTCTGTGTTCATGGAGATGAACCTGCCGCATTAGAATTTATTAAGGAATTAAAGGATGCTCTTACAACAGAAAATATAGCTTTTAGAAAGAATTGGTTTGAAAAATGA
- the pxpB gene encoding 5-oxoprolinase subunit PxpB — translation MSFEIVPIGDCAITITFGNKIDENIHQQINQFLHLLRSKKFVGIHEYVPAYTSVSIFYDPLLLSYSQLKEKVYSIYQTALEIPMIESIVYRIPVYYGGETGPDLCFIAEHNHISEREVINLHANKEYLVHMIGFVPGFPYLGGLNDKIAAPRLETPRAKIAAGSVGIGGNQTGIYPAEVPSGWRIIGVTPLSLFDIEKAKPSLLSAGNYVLFYPVEYQEFLFIKEQIAAKKYQVLTYVKGEVIT, via the coding sequence GTGAGTTTTGAAATTGTTCCAATAGGGGATTGTGCAATCACCATTACCTTTGGCAATAAAATAGATGAGAACATCCATCAACAAATTAATCAATTTTTGCACCTTTTGAGGAGTAAGAAATTCGTTGGGATTCATGAGTATGTCCCAGCGTATACATCGGTTTCTATTTTTTATGATCCCCTCCTCCTATCTTACAGTCAATTAAAAGAGAAGGTGTATTCCATCTATCAAACAGCCTTGGAAATTCCAATGATAGAATCTATCGTTTATAGAATCCCCGTTTATTATGGCGGTGAAACGGGCCCAGATTTATGTTTCATAGCTGAACACAATCACATTAGCGAACGTGAAGTAATCAACTTACATGCAAACAAAGAATATTTAGTACATATGATTGGGTTTGTACCAGGCTTTCCATACCTCGGAGGTCTTAATGATAAAATTGCAGCACCTCGTCTGGAAACACCTAGAGCAAAAATAGCAGCAGGTTCTGTCGGAATTGGCGGCAACCAAACGGGAATCTATCCTGCTGAAGTTCCATCAGGATGGCGAATTATTGGTGTAACTCCATTATCATTATTTGATATTGAAAAAGCCAAACCCTCGCTTTTGTCAGCAGGAAATTATGTATTATTTTATCCTGTTGAATATCAAGAGTTTCTTTTCATAAAAGAACAGATAGCTGCTAAAAAGTATCAGGTATTGACTTATGTAAAGGGAGAGGTAATAACGTGA
- a CDS encoding Na+/H+ antiporter NhaC family protein, whose product MSTSKNGNPWALIPFAVFLVLFIGSGIVAGDFYKFPVIVAIVIAVAVALTMNRKESFNNKVEIFTKGAGDSNILLMVMIFLLAGAFSETAKGMGAIDSTVNLALSIVPPNLLMVGVFIIACFISLAMGTSMGTIVALAPIGVGISEQTDISLALSMAAVIGGAMFGDNLSFISDTTIAAVRTQGTKMKDKFKVNFLIVLPAAIITCVILAILTMGEQANINKQSYEWIKILPYLGVLITALSGINVFLVLSFGIAFAGFIGIVDGSYTIMELIQKISEGMAGMYEISFLAILIAGMVAVIKHNGGIDFLLHLVTKNIKSKKGAEFGIAGLVSLTDFSTANNTISIIIAGPLAKNIADQYEIDPRRSASLLDVFSCSIQGLIPYGAQMLVAAGVASISPVSILAYAYYPILIGVCGVLAILTGFPRLTIKRDKESSSKELRSDLI is encoded by the coding sequence ATGAGTACGAGCAAAAATGGGAATCCATGGGCACTCATACCTTTTGCTGTCTTTTTAGTATTATTTATCGGCTCAGGGATTGTTGCGGGCGATTTTTATAAATTTCCGGTTATAGTGGCAATTGTTATCGCAGTAGCAGTAGCTTTAACAATGAACAGGAAAGAATCGTTTAATAATAAGGTGGAGATTTTCACCAAAGGTGCAGGAGATTCAAATATTCTACTAATGGTTATGATTTTCCTCTTAGCTGGTGCCTTTTCAGAGACGGCAAAGGGAATGGGTGCAATTGATTCAACTGTTAACTTAGCACTATCCATTGTCCCGCCCAACTTATTAATGGTAGGTGTCTTTATTATTGCTTGTTTTATTTCACTAGCAATGGGGACAAGTATGGGTACGATTGTAGCACTAGCGCCAATCGGAGTGGGGATCAGTGAACAAACAGATATTTCACTTGCCCTTTCAATGGCGGCAGTTATTGGCGGAGCCATGTTTGGAGACAATTTATCCTTTATTTCGGATACCACGATTGCAGCTGTAAGAACACAAGGGACCAAAATGAAGGATAAATTCAAGGTGAATTTCCTGATTGTCCTGCCTGCTGCCATTATTACATGTGTAATTCTTGCCATATTAACAATGGGTGAACAAGCAAATATCAATAAACAATCGTATGAGTGGATTAAGATTCTACCCTACCTAGGAGTGTTAATTACTGCGTTGTCGGGGATAAATGTATTTTTGGTTCTTTCGTTTGGAATAGCATTCGCTGGGTTCATCGGTATAGTTGATGGCAGCTATACTATAATGGAACTCATTCAAAAAATTAGCGAAGGTATGGCGGGTATGTATGAAATATCCTTCCTTGCGATTCTAATAGCAGGAATGGTTGCAGTAATAAAACATAATGGTGGAATTGATTTTTTACTCCATCTTGTTACAAAGAATATAAAATCAAAAAAAGGTGCAGAATTTGGAATTGCTGGACTCGTAAGCCTAACTGACTTTTCAACAGCAAACAATACTATCTCCATTATTATTGCTGGACCGCTCGCAAAAAATATTGCCGATCAGTATGAAATTGACCCACGTAGAAGTGCTAGTCTGCTTGACGTTTTCTCCTGCAGCATCCAAGGATTGATTCCTTATGGAGCGCAAATGCTTGTTGCTGCAGGAGTAGCAAGTATCTCTCCCGTAAGTATTTTAGCTTATGCCTATTACCCGATACTAATAGGAGTATGTGGTGTGCTAGCCATTTTAACTGGTTTCCCGCGGCTCACAATAAAAAGAGACAAAGAAAGTTCTTCTAAAGAATTACGTTCTGATCTTATATGA